The proteins below come from a single Salvelinus fontinalis isolate EN_2023a chromosome 1, ASM2944872v1, whole genome shotgun sequence genomic window:
- the LOC129863032 gene encoding ankyrin repeat domain-containing protein 1-like codes for MMDLSLTQNRIDTDHWKLSHWTTSHHTDRLDMGLKGVEKLVTGKGCEGKGAGEHLSGAFSKSLYEAAVNQEKQDARRSHKDLIQEEIENNTQEEITVVNLNTDKSGRVKLETVDDLFNILKLRKRRRERKVQNKKEPEPEIIPDTVDEDTFLKAAMENKLLVIEKYLSGGGDPNVSDHFLRTALHKASSKGHVEAVKRLLEAGASIEKKDRLDATAVHWACRGGSLPTLELLLNEGGRFNSRDKLRSTPLHVAVRTGHYECAEHLIHCGADVNAKDRDGDTPMHDAVRINRFKMIRLLMMYGASLKTKNSEGKSPSENLLAWQSGTKNILCNVNNDKSVK; via the exons ATGATGGATCTCAGCCTCACTCAGAACAGAATTGACACTGACCACTGGAAGTTGAGCCACTGGACTACTtctcaccacacagacagactagATATGGGACTGAAAGGCGTTGAAAAGCTG GTCACTGGTAAGGGGTGTGAGGGGAAGGGGGCAGGTGAGCACCTGTCAGGGGCGTTTTCAAAGAGTCTGTACGAGGCAGCCGTCAACCAGGAGAAACAGGATGCCCGGAGGTCACACAAAGACCTCATCCAAGAGGAGATTGAGAACAACACTCAGGAGGAGATCACAGTTGTCAATCTCAAT ACAGACAAATCAGGCCGGGTGAAGTTAGAGACCGTGGATGACCTTTTCAACATCTTGaaactgaggaagaggaggagggagaggaaggtgcaGAACAAGAAAGAACCTGAGCCAGAGATCATT CCCGACACAGTGGATGAAGATACGTTCCTGAAAGCAGCAATGGAGAATAAGTTGCTTGTGATTGAGAAGTACCTGTCAGGTGGAGGTGACCCCAACGTCAGTGATCAT TTCCTAAGGACAGCGCTACACAAAGCCTCATCTAAGGGCCATGTGGAGGCTGTGAAGAGACTGCTGGAGGCTGGGGCTTCTATTGAGAAGAAAGATAGa TTGGACGCCACAGCAGTACACTGGGCCTGCAGGGGAGGCAGCCTACCTACTCTGGAGCTGCTACTCAATGAAGGAGGGAGGTTCAACTCCAGAGACAAG CTGCGCAGCACTCCTCTCCACGTGGCAGTGAGGACTGGACATTATGAATGTGCTGAGCACCTCATCCATTGTGGAGCAGACGTTAACGCTAAAGACAGA GATGGAGACACACCCATGCACGATGCTGTGAGGATAAACCGATTCAAAATGATCAGGCTGCTGATGATGTATGGAGCCAGTCTTAAAACTAAGAACAGT GAAGGCAAGTCCCCTAGTGAGAATCTTCTGGCTTGGCAGAGTGGCACTAAGAACATCCTGTGTAACGTCAACAATGACAAATCTGTCAAGTAG